The Steroidobacteraceae bacterium genomic interval CGCATTGCAAAGATCGCCATGCTTCTACTGTCAGCCTTGCCGCTGGCAGGTTGCGGTTACAACACCATCCAGGATCAGGACGAAACCGTGAAGGGCGCATGGGGCGAGGTCGTGAACCAGTACCAGCGTCGCGCGGACCTCATCCCGAACCTGGTTGCAACCGTGAAGGGATTTGCCGCACAGGAACAGGCCGTGCTGATCGGCGTAACCGAGGCGCGCGCCCGCGCGACCGGCTTGCAGGTCTCGCCCGACGTCCTGAACGATCCTGCGGCCGTGGCGAAGTTCCAGGCGGTGCAGGGCGAATTGACGCAGGCGCTCAGCCGCTTGATGGTCGTGGTCGAGCGCTATCCTGAATTGAAGTCAAACGAAAACTTTCGCGATCTGCAAGCACAGCTCGAGGGGACGGAGAATCGCATCGCCGTCGCACGCAATCGCTATATCGACGCGGTCCGCGCCTACAACGTCACGGTGCGAAGATTTCCGAGCAACCTGACTGCGATGATTTTCGGCTACAAGGTCAAGCCGAGTTTCACGGTCGAGAACGAGGCTGCCATTTCGCGGCCGCCGAGTGTCGATTTCGGCGCGCCGCAGGCGCCCGCCGCCGCGGCGCCGGCCACTGCACCCGCACCTGAAACGCCTTAGCGCCGCGGGAATTGCAGTGTCGCAACTGCATGTCGCGGCCAGACTCGGGTGGCTGCTGTGTGCTGCGGCGCTTGCCAATGCGGCCGAAGTTGCCGTCCCTGCGCTCGAGGCGCGGGTTACCGACCTTACCGGCACGCTGACCGCGGCCGAACAGGCATCGCTCGAGAGCAAGCTGGCCGATTTCGAAGCGCGCAAGGGCGCGCAGATCGCGGTACTCGTCGTACCGACGACGGAGCCCGAAGCCATCGAACAATACTCGATACGGGTCGTCGACCAATGGCAGCTGGGGCGAAAGGCGAGCGATGACGGCCTGCTGCTGCTGATCGCCAAGGACGACAAGCGCATGCGCATCGAAGTCGGGCAGGGACTCGAGGGCGCCGTAACCGACCTGTATTCGCGTCGAATCATCGCCGACACCATCGCGCCGCTATTCAAGCAAGGCGATTTCTATGGCGGCATCAACGCCGGCCTCGATCAGCT includes:
- a CDS encoding YgcG family protein, translating into MSQLHVAARLGWLLCAAALANAAEVAVPALEARVTDLTGTLTAAEQASLESKLADFEARKGAQIAVLVVPTTEPEAIEQYSIRVVDQWQLGRKASDDGLLLLIAKDDKRMRIEVGQGLEGAVTDLYSRRIIADTIAPLFKQGDFYGGINAGLDQLIRLIDGEALPAPDNEWHPQSSILDHLPFLLVAVFVGSMILRTIFGRAFGSLLTGGATGGLVFFVSQLLGLSVGAGIAAFLFSLLLGFSGAGRWSSLPRHGGWGGGGWGGGGWGGGGSAGGGFSGGGGGFSGGGASGSW
- a CDS encoding LemA family protein codes for the protein MRIAKIAMLLLSALPLAGCGYNTIQDQDETVKGAWGEVVNQYQRRADLIPNLVATVKGFAAQEQAVLIGVTEARARATGLQVSPDVLNDPAAVAKFQAVQGELTQALSRLMVVVERYPELKSNENFRDLQAQLEGTENRIAVARNRYIDAVRAYNVTVRRFPSNLTAMIFGYKVKPSFTVENEAAISRPPSVDFGAPQAPAAAAPATAPAPETP